AGAAAGAAATATAGGTACGTACATGTGTTACTAGTGATTTAGAGTCAGTTGTAGTTACAGGGTTTGAAATAGTTAAAAGATAGATatagataggtaggtatagtAAAGGAAATCTTTCGAAGAAGTTGGCAGTTTTACGAATTAGGTATCTGAAAGTTAAATAAGTTGAGAACGGAGTTTATGAATGTTAGGTGAGATTTCAGTTGACAGAGaagattttataaattattgattgtgATGGTGTTTGTGCTGGACTCACCCTGACGATATCGAAGAGGAAGTTTCCAGAGCCGCCGCCGGCGCTGCTCTGGCCTCCCGACGAGCCACCGAAGCTCAGGAATCTAAAAAGTAACACACgttatgtcaatgtcaagtgtCTATATGATAGGACATTGGTCGCGACTGCATCACCCGCTGGGTTACGCGAGAAATCGGACCGTGCGAAATGAAAAGTACCGCAAAAAACATAATGCTTTGCTCTCAAGCATACTGCCTTTGTTACGGCTCCGCGTGGGAGCATAGTGCAAGTCACCAatttatagtaggtatataaGGTTATGACAGAAatgttaagtacctataatCTTACTTTTAGATTCATTAAATGACTCATATATGATTGGTTTTTGTCAGCgcgttgcattttttttaaacgagtcAACTTGATTTTTAATCTACATTTTGTAGGAAAAAGATACCTCTTATTTCTGTTTTCTTCGCTATTATCGGTGTCATCGAGCGTGATTTCGTCAATGGCAGCGTTGTTGGTCTGAGCGGCAGTTTGTTGGTCTTCGTCAGAGCGGTGCTCCAGCGCCTGCTGCTGTTGTTCGCCGAATGCTACCCGGACCTCCGCTTGCTGGGACTCGGCGCCCGACAGTAAGTTCTGCTGCTGCTCCGGCAACTCCTGCAATGGATACGATATTACATGCATGGTCGTGATGGGGGATGATGTGGGGATGCAATGGGTGACGATGACGATGACGATGAAGGCGCGCGGTCTGCGCGCGCCCGCACTGCCGTCCTGGGCAGGCTGGGGTTAGTGCGCGTGCTATGGGGATGGCTTGGGGCCACACCGCGCCCGATTAATACGACTTCATTCCCCACCCAGTCGCGTTAGAGCTATTTGTATGTTTAAGGGCGGGAGAACGTTCCGATACTAATCGGTCGCGGTTGCATGCCGTGGCCCTGCCCTCGTACCGGGCGGTAGACTAGCGCCCAGCGCCGGCGTCGGCGCTCAGGCGCGTCAGGAGCAGCGGTAGTGGTTGTTGTTGTAGTCGTAGCTTCGTCGTCATCGTCATCATCGTCAAGCTCGATAGAGCCACCGCCGCCGCCCTCCatgccgccgccaccgccgccgttACGATTGCCCAGGAAGGCGCGTAAAACCACAGGGCCGAACGTTTGCAGTACCACGCTAGTGATCTGCTGCACCTTTTGTTCGATAATCTAGAACACAACCCACTACGGTACTACACATAGTATCGCGAGAAGCGGGGCGCAATCTAGGTACGCCTGGAACATAAATCTAGGAAGGTAAACATAAAAACACAGcaaaaagttcatttttatttttagggaataggtaggtacatggGTAGGATTTAATTAACTGTAAGTTTGAACTGTATATGcttctttttcttcgttaatATTAATAAGTTACCTGTGTTAACGTAGGGAAGAGCTGCCGCAAGATACCGATGGTGCGCTTGTTACGTTCGCTGAGCTCTGCGCCTGGCGCGCCTAAGTTTAGCGTTGACAGCGTCTCCTGGAATATGACCATTGAAATGTTATTAATTAGCAATAACTAAGGACCGTGGTTGAATTACTAAAACAAGTGTGATCAAACAACAATAACATAGAGCCAAATcaagataagtttgcagcgattttaatagtccagacggtgcacgggttattttaaacgtcaaacttctatgaaattattacttttacttgacacttgcatcttcttggctatcaaaatcgctgccaacttatctcgGTCTGACTCTATGACCCATTATAATAATTAGGACGGCCAAATAAAATGTGTTCGCTTTGTCGAACAACAAATGTGTAAAGTGCAAACACTCGTCGGAAGGAAGTGCAGTTAATTGCCGGTGTAATGACTTGAGCGCGTGAGGTGGCGTCATTAAACTCAGTGTAGAAGATGAATGTGACATCTATTAAACTAACACGCGACGTGACGCGGAGCTACAAAGATTAAGATGATGGCTTGAGATAGATGGATGAGAGATAGTAATAAGCCaagattatttttctttataggatacaaataagatcaattaataattatcttAGATTACTTAGTTGGGGAACGTTACATATTGACAGTATTAGAAACAAACAACAGTTCGAGGAGCTTGCACACATGTGGCTATGCTGAAGTACAAACGAGCGCGTTCAATATACCTGTTTGTTATAAGTACAGCCAAAATCGTTTATAATGTCATCAAAGAGACTGATGAATTATGGTTGTTATCGAGTAGTCGCTATCACCAAGATTAAACACTTATATTATACCAAGACGGGACCTCAAAATGGTACCCGGCTCGTCGTTATAAACGGTGTTAGGCAGTTATCACACTGGATGCGACTCACACGTCGttccgatgtttgagcgagacaacgctatgcatTATAGGaacatctcgctcgcacattAGAGCAACGAgcgaatcgcatccagtgtgataaccgccttaCTGATACGCCAAATGTActacttgaaaataaatttcGTAAGTAGAGGGTTAATTGGATTTCATGTATGCCTAAGCATGCAAATTGCAACGCTGGTTAGATTGAATCACAATTATTATACTgttattttgcaaataaaaattacGCTTCTCACGGTGTTCGCTCATTACGAGTATTAATCGGCGTTCGTCGTCGCGGGCGGCTGCGCAGCAAGGACTCGGAGGTCTATACGAACGTACATTttgatatacaaataatataattttgttatcatatGCCCGTGCTACTCGATCGTGCTAAAGAATGAACGAAATGCACAcgtaaaatgataaataaaaaagtggctgtgacagaatcggacagacagacggacatgacgaatctataagggttccgttttttgccatttggctatggaaccctaaaaatgaacaacatgacatcatttagatatcaaaatgtacgTTTGAATGGGCCTCTCTGTCCAGCGTCTGCGTGTGTTTCTACCAACTCGACTAGCGTTACATAGCGAGGATGTGTGAAATGACCAGGTTTCTTTACTATTTTCAGTAGTAGAAAAATAGTACTAACCTGTGCACTGGCGGCGGGAGCAATAATCTCGATGATTTCGGGCGTGTTGTCGTTGATAGCAGCTGCGGCGGCCGCTGGTTCGGGCCCTGGCGCTGGCGCGGGTTC
The nucleotide sequence above comes from Cydia pomonella isolate Wapato2018A chromosome 2, ilCydPomo1, whole genome shotgun sequence. Encoded proteins:
- the LOC133534467 gene encoding protein no-on-transient A isoform X1, whose protein sequence is MRTSLFLVGACALVLSISAAPAPAPAPEPAPAPGPEPAAAAAAINDNTPEIIEIIAPAASAQETLSTLNLGAPGAELSERNKRTIGILRQLFPTLTQIIEQKVQQITSVVLQTFGPVVLRAFLGNRNGGGGGGMEGGGGGSIELDDDDDDDEATTTTTTTTAAPDAPERRRRRWALVYRPELPEQQQNLLSGAESQQAEVRVAFGEQQQQALEHRSDEDQQTAAQTNNAAIDEITLDDTDNSEENRNKRFLSFGGSSGGQSSAGGGSGNFLFDIVRLVAGSSGGSSGGGEAIGGGSDSEGDDTAAKGDNLTEGVPGPITRLFIIANRGIANLIQDLILRLAQTSERIVNFKARLITSII
- the LOC133534467 gene encoding uncharacterized protein LOC133534467 isoform X2 — translated: MRTSLFLVGACALVLSISAAPAPAPAPEPAPAPGPEPAAAAAAINDNTPEIIEIIAPAASAQETLSTLNLGAPGAELSERNKRTIGILRQLFPTLTQELPEQQQNLLSGAESQQAEVRVAFGEQQQQALEHRSDEDQQTAAQTNNAAIDEITLDDTDNSEENRNKRFLSFGGSSGGQSSAGGGSGNFLFDIVRLVAGSSGGSSGGGEAIGGGSDSEGDDTAAKGDNLTEGVPGPITRLFIIANRGIANLIQDLILRLAQTSERIVNFKARLITSII